In the Doryrhamphus excisus isolate RoL2022-K1 chromosome 2, RoL_Dexc_1.0, whole genome shotgun sequence genome, AACACATAGATCTATGTTGCTCCCAGAACCCAGATCATTGAAGATGCCTGCAGCGATGGCGTCCCGCACAAGCTTCTTGGCGTCCTCCTCCttccacaaaacacatgaaaCAATCATGCACATATCTTATTTAACTGGCATGAATCAACATTTACTTTCTTTTGATGACTGACCTCCATATCGGGCTTGTATCGGTCTTCAAACACGGCCATGGCAGCCAGGGATCCAGACCCTTATCAAATGAAAGCAGCGTCTTTATTGCTTCTTCCAGAACACACAAGCAATATCCTTCTCTCGCAAATTCACTTGACTCAAAAGAAAATTTTATTTCAGTGGTAACATACGTTATGTATGTAACTCGTATGTCCACGTTTACTGAGTGAAGGCATACTAGTATAGACATAGTATGTCCGATATTTTTCCTTTCCCGGCGTGACCGAGCGGCTTGTCCTGCACAGCACAGCATCATAGTGTGTCTGGCATTAGTGTGCAAGACAAGAGCGCACTGTTTCTGGCTGACAAAAACAGtccgtgtgaaatgctgttgacagattaaaatatgtttctcttgctgggaatcaccaactccaaacTCTTCTGTGTGAGCTTGCCTCATAGAAAGATTTCCTGGGAGCCAGAGCAAACCACAAACAGAGTGATGTAGAGCTGTGGGGAGGGAAGTGCTAaagcgtatctggcctacagcgcatacccatataaggaagcccggctcCAATAGCCCGTGTTAGAAAAAGTTCTCTGAAACCGGGCATTCcgagccatcacaaacttctttAGGGCTCACATCCAAATACGCAATCATTATCTTagtcatcgtttaacacgagaatacaacattctaactacatttatatttcacaaaAGTGGagaaagcataacaggtcccatTTAATCAGCAGCtagtcaaagaaaaaaaaagcttttgatTGAAGGGCGCTGTGTAACAGTTAGATGTTTAGCGCtgcttttcatttgtatttagcAGTTCTTTGAAGCAAATGAGCAAACATATTGGAACTGACCCATGGTGACATAAGGAAGCTTGTCAGTGGAGCCATGCGGGTAGATGCTGTAAAGATGAGGACCGTTACAGTCCACTCCACCAAGGACGAGAGCAGCCCCGATGTAACCTTGATACctgaatacaaacaacaacttagcaaaaacattttcaaataaatacagctgtCATCATTAGTGGTAAAATGGTAGGCCAGGGTCATGGTTTGGTATGTCACTCCCGTTTCATTTTGGGTAAAACACAGGAACGAAATACAGAACATAAAAGTCCTAAGCTCTGGTGTAAACAGCTTTAATTACTTTTCCATTCTCATTGCAAACTGTCATTAATAAGGAGAAAATTATCTATGATAGTTTACAAGGCTTCTTTTAGTAAAGTGCAAGGATCTACATAGGTGCAACAgcgaattaatttaattaaagagtgtgaattaatattacattttgagTAAGCTCCATCTTATTGGTTCAAATGTAGTATTAATACGTCTATTTTGTAGTCCGCTTTCCTGCTTTCACACTGCTTTCATCTTATTCACGTTTTTATGATGCTTTGATATTTTATCTGGTTTCAAATCtctgcttggacatctctgAATGTATGTAAGTGTACATTTTctctgtgtgtgcatgggttttctccgggtactctggtttcctcctaaGTATCAATCAATGTTGATACCAAAAGTTGAGTTTGTTATATTTTGCAATATTTGGGAGTATGGAGTGTACCTGAAGAGCATTTGCTTAAACATGCGGTTGGCGGTGGCCACACGCGGCAGTCTGCCTGTGGAAAGGGCATGCAGCTCCAGATTGGAGGAGATCATCTGTGTGGTCATTTCTGTGTCTGCAGCGGTTCCGGCTCCACAACaactacacaacacacacacacacacacacaggaaatagtCATTGGTGACAAAGCCCATTTGCAAAACTAATCTCAATAATCTCTCTCATTTAACTATTTCATTCATTGCCCGTTTTAAAATTATTGAAGAATGCTTTGTCAAGCACATCACTTACTAAATGTTCGGGGAGATGTAGTGTATCTTGGAGCAGTTCTTGTCAGCCACTATCATATCCTCAGTGGCTCTGGTGTCTGCGCCAAGGACGATCCCGCCCTTAGTACGGAACCGTTACAAAACAATGTTTACATTCAGTAATGCATTACTGTCATAAATGGGTAACTACCGTATGCACCCGAATGTGACTCTAAAAATCAGATAACAGAGCCTCTGCAAAATAAGTTGTCATAACTGCATCTGACGTGTTTCTTCAAAAATGTTATATTGACCTTTTTATGTTTTCACTCCATTATTGAATTTTTTGAGTGCATACATATGTTGTAACCTAAAAGTAATAAACTGTGGAAAACGGCAAGAAAGTTAAGCCAAGTTGGAGTGTACCAGGAAAACCTTGTTTAGCTCTCTACTGGACTGACTGTTGTCAGGCTGCTTGCACATAGCCGATGCAGTGTGGGAATGTTGTGAAATACATAGAATTACACACCCACCCAGTACATTAGCCcacttattaaaaacaataaatattctTATCTTTCAGATCTTATTTACACGGCAGCATGTCATTTCTGTCTCTGCATGCTCACGATTACAATTTATTACAGTTTGCCTTATGTATGGTATGAGGctttacagccttaaaaatatataactgctgtaaaaaaagtACCTtgcagatttcacttattgtggaTTTCACTTATTTTGGGGAACCTCACCCTCATGATAAAGAAAAGAACACTGTAGTCTTAAAACTTTACTCTTTACATTCACAAATACATTCAACAATGTAATAAAGACACATCTTTGAATTAATGTGGTAAATGCGAACCACCACAGTGCACTTGGAAATAAATGACACCACATGAAAAGAGACTCACAATTGTGTATTCTATATGGATATTTAAACATAATATAGAATAATATGATAGCGCCCTATTAAAtctgtttattttattccaaattctgtttttattcattctatttttacacatatacgGCTAAGACGGGCtgcgttaaaaaataaatatgcttCTTGTATTTTCTCACTCAGAACCTGCACTCTCACCGGGCATTGTAATACGCTCCATACAAGATTCCAGATATAAAACATTGTCATTTTGCTTAGAGAATTGCTCACTCACCTTAAACACCACACCGCAGATAGTAGTTCCAGTTTTACGAGCCGCTGGTATATTACAGCCCAATTCCTGTGCTTTGTAGTCAAGAAATGCATTTCTGCAAAGGCAAAAGCACAAGAGCAAATGTGAACTAGAGTGACATACTTCTATCCCTTAACCCTCATCTTACCCCTAGGCTTTGCTCAATCACAAGAATCAAGGTGTCCCAATTCTCCTTCAAATTGAGGGGTATCGGTTAAGCGCTACAGGGTGTACAGCCCTCAAAACCTAGTGTGGTCGGGACCAGACTTGAAATTAAAGGGGAGGAGGAGCTCCGACATCTGCGATGAGATGGCAGAGTGCAGACCGAAAGACGAATATAAATGTAAGTAATTACGCATAATTATTGATTTTCACAGTAACGTCACTCATGTTTTATTATCTATAAAATCGTTTGCCACTCCATGTAACTTTTCgccatgtttttaattaaaaacacgtCAGTTGTCGCTTCTTCTAACTAGCTGGCTAACCCCAATATGTAACTTCACTGCATTGTATTTGATATACTGCATAAATACACACTTAAATAGTGATCACATTAGCCTGTTAATTGTAAGTTACATTGTAAAATCACACACTAGCTTGCTGGTGAGTGGAATCTACATTACTGAACTCCACTGTGACATTTGCGTTCTACCAGTCAtggcaaggtgcactgtaggTGGACACATGCTCCAAGCAGCCCCGGCGCTGCCACAGAGCTCTGGAGCTCCAGAATATGTATGGAGCAGGGAGAGTCACCCACTGTGGCCGGCCGGGCACAGTGCCCATCTAATTACTCATGGAACGCACTACATCATAGTGAGATCTCTTTGCTGTGAATCATAGCTACCCTAGTCCACCAACAATTCTCAtggtcttctttctcttttggcttttcccttcagtgtCGACACAGCAAAtgaatctcctccatccaaccctgccttctgcatctgtctctgtAGCTAAAATCCCTTTATGGaaaagcaaaatgaaaaaaaaatgccattctGGACATTCTTGCAAAAGAATCTTAAAGAGAATATCAATCACAGAAGGAGAGCAAGGCCAAAACGGGAAGATTTTTAATAGTTAATACGGTTTATACCTTTGTTAATGTTCATAAAGTTTGTAATATTGTTTGTATTTCATATGtagatatttgtttatatttttccatGAATGTTGTTACAGTGTTGGTTTGTAAGCTGTTTATTACAGAGGGCTGTTGTGTCCagtttgtaaaaatgtgtgcctttaattaaaaaataaggtATTCTGAGGTAGGCATTATATCATTAAAATAAAGTGGAACTCTAGTCACCTTACTTTCTGGTAGGAAACATGTATTATGAACCGTTTCATTATCTCATATGCCTGCGTCACAGTCAGCGAGCGGTGAAGGGTGACGATAATGTTGTTGCATTTAGTGGGACAAAGTCACTGGCGGTAGTTGACGCCACGGCTTCCGTACGACCAGCGTGGTTTAATACTCACACGCATACCAATGCTTTATTGTTAGCAAAAATCTAGTCTGCCGTTAAAAACGCTCATTGTTGTTTGGCAacaatgctaattgctagcggAAGAGCTGAGTCACTGCATTGATAGGCAGCAAAGGCATAAAAACAAGGCAAAAGTTAAGCCATAAATGACTGAAAGACAATAATTCATGAAAAAAGATGTCAATTTTCTACCGATAGTCTTTACCTTTTACAGTTGTCAAAACTGAAACCGCCGAGAGTTGGACGACTCGCAGTCAGCGTAGCCATCTtcgtggtgatgatgatgacgaatGTTCGTCTTCCTCTTCAATTGGCGGATAGCAACGTTTGGGTAACGCCACCTTCTGGTGAGGAGTATACTTGCATGTACGTATGCGCAAACGTTTTGTTCACAAAGCCTCGCCCTTTAAGAAGAATGGCATTGTGGGTCGTCTGCGTGCTGTAGTTCTGTAGCTGTATCCCAGGTTGTGTTTGAATTCTGGGTCTGCATCATTCAAAGCACCCAGCCAATGCGGTCGACGAAGGCTGGGTCCTCATGAGAGTCCGCTATCTGTGGCGAAACATGACTGTCTGGTCTTCGGGACACTTCCGCTACTCTCCCGCTTCTTTTTTCTTTGCTGtcgagtccccggagaaaaaaGTGGGCGAGACCTGAATAATAGCACcgatattgttttatatttattttgggaTTACGTGTTGCTGGAAAAAGCCCTGCGTCTGCAGATTTATCTCCAACACAGAAAGAAACCTTGTATTTTTAACTATAACATCAACTATTTTATTACGTCTAACTTTGttgtaaacttaaaaaaaaatatatagagatTTTAGCATTAAGATGTTGTTTGGGTATCTAAGTTATGCTTCGTTTATAGAGGATTTACTTTGTAAATGATTActttattagtttgtgtttaTATAAAAGTCTTAGTAGCATATTGCCACAATCAGCTTTGCAAACTTacttgatagatagatagactccctttattgtcattgcacaaaaacacagtagtgaaattgccaacgaaatgtcgttgcctggctcccatataataacagacacaaaagaagataagtaataataaataataataataataataataatgtggagaataaatagatataaatgTGCTGGTGTGccttaaatttaaaaagaagGTATTCTGAGGTAGCCACATGGACACAAGATGATGTCCCAGGAAGACACAAGTCATCATAGTCGTTGCTGGAGTCCATACAGCAACACCAAACTCCTACCCAACAAATGCACGTATACTGTCAATAGAAAGttggtggtagaaatgtatgcatatttctaCTTGTAGGAGGGTTGTAATTATACtttgtggatttattgttgacttagtGCTCGGGTAGTTGAGATAATGAGGGTTCATGTTCATTCCACATGGGTTCTCTTTGGGATGTCTGGGACCAAATACACATTGTGGAATACTCAGTGGGTGTCTGCATTATTTGAAgattggttttggaggcctttaaccccccccaaaaaaagattGGGCAAAGAGGAATGGCCGAAGATCCCTCTTTCTGTATTCCCCATCTTGTGAAAGATTATAGGAGGGGATTAGGTGCTGTTTTGTTGTCAAAAAGGGGGTTGTACAATGTATTAACATCAGTTAGCATTATCATATGGTGTGTGAGCCATATGggatttcttttatttttttttaaaatgcaattgGCCAGGAGATGCGGAAGACCTGGgcaagacctgggtttgaatctccacttgggcatctctgtatggagtttgcatgttctccccgtgcgtgggttttctccgggtactccggtttcctccccaaaacatgcatgttaggatAACTagtgactgcaaattgtccataggtatgtatgtgaatgattgtctatattTGCTGTGCGATGGCTTGCGACCctttgacagctgggataggctccagcatatccgtgaccctagtgaggataagcggcatagaaaatagatggatggatttcacttAATCACTTAAAATGCGTGTCGCCTCTTTACCACATCTCCAAAAAGTGCGTACGCCAAATGGGTGGTGTACCGCTGCGCACACTTTCATGTCaagttatgtttttatatgtacCATACTTGTCTTGGAAAATGCTGTACGCTTTTCAGGACAGTTTTGTGCGTACGCAAGCTTTATAAGTATGGCCTCAGAGGGTCCTGCTGAGTACATAAGCGATCTGTCATTAGATAAAGAACAGTACCATCCTTCGTCattgttgggggaaaaaaattgccTGAAATAGAGACAGAACTTGAGCAGATttattattacctttgcaaagcAAATGGGTCAGACAACAaccagtatgcatggcggtctgttgGTGATTGGCCGAGAAAACTTTTTCACTCcacagcatgcaaatgaatttaCATTGAGAAAGAAAGGACATATCATTTGGTGCCACTATGGCATCAAAAGGTAATACTTGGGCGTAAACTGATGTTTTCAGTACTGGCACTTACTGGGGACATTAAGGGGACAGCCTCAGAGAGACTGATTAAACAATGGTATCCTGGTTGATGTATTTACATGAAGAGACACCCTGTACTGAAATCTAACACTCATGGAGTATACAGGCACAAATAATGTGACTTAAGTTAGATCTGTAAATTCAAAATCTTGCCATCACAATCATCatcctgtttttcttttgacTCCTCCAACAGCAGCTTCAGGCGACTCAGGTGATGCAAAGCCCTAGGAATggatattttattacttttgagAATAGTTACAGTGTAACATCAGCTCCAGAAATTAATGGCAAAAACACAAGTAACATTTAGAATTATGTTCTGCTTCATCAATGTAACTGTGTGGTATTGCATGTCGGCctgatattatagtatatattatattcatctTTGGTGACTTTTTCCCATTCTTTTCCTTTAGCTGTTGCTACTCTCCGTCCTTCCAAGTTTGTGCACTTCATCACCTCTTGTATTGATAGTGATAGCGATAAAGAGTTCCCATGCATCTTTTGGTGAGACAGTGGGGCTAAGCCCTTGTGCAGGCCCTGACCGACTTCTGAGGATATTGTGGCTCTCTGTTATGCCCTGGGTGGGAGGTAACTTGCTCCATTAAGAGTTCTTCCGACTCATTCTGTCGAACATCATTTGGACACTTTCTTCATCAGAGGAATCTTCTGAGTCAGATTGATCCTGTTCAGTTGGATTTCCAGGTGGACGACTGCCACTGCCacttggacaaaagtctgggTTATCAGACATTTCAGACTCAGGGTCCAACCCCGTTACTGCCTCTCCATCATCCAGCATATGTAGGACCATTTCAGCTGTGTATCTAGCAGCCAAGGCATGGATGAGGAAACACAATGTTTTCAATAGATCAATATGTAGCCATACATAATTTTGTGAACCTCTGCCTGACTTGTTCATTCATTGTTCATACAGTATCCCAATGCTATAGTATTCCAGATTGACAGTATCTCTGACAGGTGTAATACCTATactgcatattatattttacgAAAACTGTGCTAGTGTTAGCTATTTATAAAGTGtgcccaacaatacatatagtaatgttagccAGCTTGTGTCAGCTCGTTACaaagtaggctaatttgttgataaaTAATACTAGCACTATcatgaaggacacacacacaatatcatatgaagataatacttacatgtattagcacttgatgtgtaaaataatcttcctgaggggtgacacgtctgatatagtctgtgtggtctacagttaatttattcctgacagccaaagttgatgagaatcaaaggttcctattggattccatagaaaatgcatgcgggtcatttttgacgcACTCAAGgtaaaatttgaatggcattatatcaaaaacatgttttttgaggaatacctggaatatgaaatgataacaatttttcattacaaagacatttcaagaaaacaacccgaccggttcgagtggttagcgcgcagacctcacagctaggagaccagggttcaattccaccctcggccatccctgtgtggagtttgcatgttctccccgtgcatgcgtgggttttctccgggtactccggtttcctcccacattccaaaaacatgctaggttaattggccactccaaattgtccacaggtatgaatgtgagtgtgaatggttgtttgtctatatgtgccctgtgattggctggcgacaagtcaagggtgtaccccgcctctcgccccaagaccatggtacccccgcgaccctcgtgaggaagcggtagaaatgaatgaatgaatgaacccgactgggtcatttttgacccacttatgcatctaagggttaatgtaaaactacaattatttcaatatttaattcataattatctattcatttaattattagcaacttcatgaattaattaatctgtCACAACTACCTATCGTCTGTGGGCACGATTAATACAAATCTGTTCCAATCATTGCTGGTCTGATGctctcaattcattcattcattttctaccgcttatcctcacgagggtcgcggggggtgctggagctgtcttcgggcaagaggcacaccccggactggtcgccagccaatcacagggcacatatagacaaacaaccattcacactcacattcatacctatggacaatttggagtcagcaatcaacctagcatgtttttggaatgtgggaggaaaccggagtacccgaagaaaacccacgcatgcacggggagaacatgcaaactccacacagagatggccgagggtggaattgaaccctggtctcctagctgtgaggtctgtgcgatAACCGCtcccccgccgtgcagccctagggATATTTTAAATCTTGAAAATCTAAAGTATGTGGAAGTGGGATCTACTGACCCAGAGCACACAGAAGTAAAGAAATAAGCATTTATTGAAGTTGTTGAAATTATTTCTGCACTTTATGACCAATATATTGAACAAAGAGTGGCTGAAAATTTAGAGGCAGTACCCTTGCACTTCTCCACCACTGATATGAATGATATGCGTGTGATGGACAGTTTATGTTACCAATGTCTACTTGTTGCACATTGAGCGtatatgagttaactatggaccaaATATAATTAATcgcaatgaaatattttaatcaattgacagctcTACTTTTTATATTGAGATTTTAATCTCAACATCAgtacaactttttccacaacaatttcCCTcaaattactactttattcatcgatttatttttcatattgcaacttcatataaaatgttttgaatatttcaactttttgctgCTAAAATTAGAATTCATCAtactattacaatattattctcaAAAAAATTACAGCTTCTTCCGGTGAagttataacttttttcttttaatattttgactttattcatgttactgctgattttcccactttttcagTTGgtctttatttagtttatttgttaaattatattgggtTAGACAGTTGATGTACACATTTGAGCACTGCTCAGGAAGAATTCCATTAGTGAAAATGATGGTTAATGTTCATTTGCAGGGAAGCTGCGCAGATTGGTCAAAGTTACGAGGTTGCGCGGAATTGGTCAAATTTGCCAGCATTGGCCCAATCGCAAAATCCTGAAGGGTCTGTACAATGTAAAAGTTTTACTTCCTTACATTTATAGGGATGAATAATCCTCGATTTAATTGAGTTTTCTAATCATTCCCATACATATTCACTTACCTTTGTAGTGACAGCCCACCAGATAAACTCTGCTCTGCTTCACGGTCAGACCTCTGTGACACAAATACACAGTAGAATAGAGATCAGTATTCATATTTTCCCCTTGAATATTGTCGCTTATGGTCTTCAAAAAAGAGGCCCTGCATGCGAATTTTCAACCCACTGCTGCAATGGCTATATTCGGCGTTGTAGATGAGAATTACTCTACAATTAAGAGAAGTCACAATATATTGGTCACAGAGCGcagccttggcagaggccaCCATTCAAAGGGAACGGGCTTGACGTCTGCTGGAAACGCGAATCAGGCTCCTGATCCCACTGTAGTGTCATGCCATCAACCCTGTACTGCTGAAGTACCCCCCATAGGACACTGAAGGACATGGTCGAGTGCCTTTTCCAAGTTCACACAGCACACTTTGCAAGGGTATAGAGTTTGTCCAGTGTTCCGCAACcaggacaaaaaatacattgcaTCTCCTGCAGCTGAGATTTAACTAATGATCATACCCTTCCTTCCACCACTTTGGAATAAACTTAGTTTTTTCCACTGTTGCAACAGGGACAATATAATGTATTAGCAATATGATAGGTTTCTTTTCCCTTCATGAGGAGCGCAACAGTAGCACGGCACACCTTTCTCATATTGAAGTTTGTGCCAAGTTTATAGGTGgtgaaaattatttatatattatatattatttaattttcattcattcattcattcattttctaccgcttttcctcacgagggtcgcgggggatgctggagcctatcccagctgtcttcgggcgagaggcagtgtacaccctggactggtcgccagccaatcacagggcatttcttgaaatatatttacTCAACATATCTACTGTGCATGGATTGGtctacaaaatgtaaaaattctaATTGGCTCAtccatcctttgatttttcaacaTGCAGCccgaaatggaaaaaatgtttggacaccctggGTTAAgagtctttttttccctccaataaGCTTTTTCAAGCTGAATAAAGGCTCCTCtatgaaaatttaataaatgacaTACCTTTGGAGCTTCCTCACCCTGCAACAAGTCACTGGAGACTGAAGCAGCTGCTGGGTGCTGATGTTGAAGTGCTGCCTCCACAGCCTGCAGTCTGAACATCATCTGTTTAAGTGCCTCCAATCCACCAGGCTGCTCACTGAGGATGCTGCTACCATGGTGATTGCCACCATGACTCTAGAGGAGACAGTCGGCAATAAATATAATGTGCCATGAGACAAGATTTTGGCCACAGCAGCAAAATAAAGAACATGGCCattctgtccattcacatgtcTAATGCCGGGGACTTCAAAGGATTACTTCAAAATGCCACATCAAAAGACCCAAACCtgctatatacatacatacgtacatgaaTAGTCTACAATTTCTCACAAGTTTTCAAAGTTTAACACTGCAGGACATTTCCAAGATGCTTCTCCAAAGAGATGGTCTTtgtcgccatctggtggtgGCCAAAGTCCAGACCCAGCCATGTGTTTTCACTGCCATTTTCTGTCAAATTgtacctctcacactgacacaaacatgctTTTTTGATTACAGTGTCAGcttaaaataagatttgtttatttatgatactggtttggAAATAAAAAAGCCAATTTAGGTACATTCAGAAACGATTAGTATtaaagatttgcctcaatgcacct is a window encoding:
- the psmb7 gene encoding proteasome subunit beta type-7 — its product is MATLTASRPTLGGFSFDNCKRNAFLDYKAQELGCNIPAARKTGTTICGVVFKGGIVLGADTRATEDMIVADKNCSKIHYISPNIYCCGAGTAADTEMTTQMISSNLELHALSTGRLPRVATANRMFKQMLFRYQGYIGAALVLGGVDCNGPHLYSIYPHGSTDKLPYVTMGSGSLAAMAVFEDRYKPDMEEEDAKKLVRDAIAAGIFNDLGSGSNIDLCVITKDKVDYIRPHDQANKKGIRSGNYTYKRGTTDVLTKQVTPLTLDVMEESVQTMDTS